In a single window of the Melissococcus plutonius ATCC 35311 genome:
- a CDS encoding PTS system mannose/fructose/sorbose family transporter subunit IID, whose product MMKTSKKENQLTKKELNKVFWRSFQMEFSWNYERQMNMAYVYALMPVLKKLYTTKSSMADALKRHLTFFNTTPHIVTFILGINAAMEEENYLDDDFDITAIDSIKTSLMGPLAGLGGSFFWGTLRLIATGVGTSLALQGNILGPILFLLIFNIPHILLRYFCMNWGYRLGTDLLKKMQTNGMMESLMLGASILGLMVVGGMTASMIDITIPLKIGSGNNIVKIQSILDDILPKMLSLASFGIVFYLLKKEVKPLVILGGMAVVGILGAWIGIF is encoded by the coding sequence ATGATGAAGACTTCTAAGAAAGAAAATCAATTAACAAAAAAAGAGTTAAATAAAGTCTTTTGGCGTTCTTTTCAAATGGAATTTTCTTGGAATTATGAGAGACAAATGAATATGGCTTATGTTTATGCCTTAATGCCTGTGCTAAAAAAACTTTATACAACAAAATCAAGTATGGCTGATGCCTTAAAACGCCATTTAACCTTTTTTAATACAACACCACATATTGTTACCTTCATCTTAGGTATCAATGCTGCGATGGAAGAAGAAAATTACTTGGATGACGATTTTGATATTACAGCAATTGATAGTATTAAAACTTCCTTGATGGGACCATTGGCTGGTCTTGGTGGTTCATTTTTCTGGGGAACCTTGCGATTGATTGCAACAGGCGTAGGAACTTCACTAGCTTTACAAGGAAATATTTTAGGTCCCATTCTATTTTTATTAATTTTCAATATTCCTCATATTCTTTTACGTTATTTTTGTATGAATTGGGGATATCGTTTGGGTACAGATCTTTTAAAAAAAATGCAAACAAATGGCATGATGGAAAGTTTAATGTTAGGTGCTTCAATTCTTGGTTTGATGGTCGTTGGTGGGATGACCGCATCTATGATTGATATTACAATCCCTTTAAAGATAGGGAGTGGAAACAATATAGTAAAAATTCAAAGTATTCTTGATGATATCCTACCTAAGATGCTTTCTCTTGCTTCTTTTGGTATTGTGTTTTATTTGCTCAAAAAAGAAGTAAAACCTTTGGTAATTTTAGGTGGAATGGCGGTTGTAGGTATCCTTGGTGCTTGGATTGGTATTTTTTAA
- a CDS encoding RluA family pseudouridine synthase, whose translation MHFTITLPADSPTLTIRDLLEKEWLIPRKVRHFLRIRKNVLLNNQPVLFHQTVSANDQITLKFEKEDYQIPTIHAGNSKLVHVLFEDEHLIIINKPVGMKTHPNQPDENDTLLNHLTAYLKPKQQIPYVVHRLDKETSGAILFAKNPFVLPILGRMLEKKQIYRCYQAIVDGIVLKNTWTITKKIGRDRHDRRKRIIDSKHGMIAITHIQKAFTLTQENKTALLCRLETGRTHQIRVHLANAGFPIIGDPLYNTNKTGNNKRLMLHAYELHIKHPFSKQAIVAIATHGLW comes from the coding sequence ATGCATTTTACAATAACATTACCGGCTGACTCACCTACACTTACTATTCGTGATTTACTTGAAAAAGAATGGTTGATTCCCAGAAAGGTCCGTCACTTTTTAAGAATTAGAAAAAATGTATTATTAAACAATCAGCCAGTTTTATTTCATCAAACAGTTTCAGCAAATGATCAGATTACTTTAAAATTCGAAAAAGAAGATTATCAAATACCCACGATTCATGCTGGAAATAGCAAGCTTGTACATGTTTTATTCGAAGATGAACATCTCATTATTATTAATAAACCAGTTGGAATGAAAACACATCCAAATCAGCCAGATGAAAATGATACTCTCCTAAATCATCTGACGGCTTATTTAAAACCAAAGCAACAAATTCCTTATGTTGTACATCGTTTAGATAAGGAAACAAGTGGCGCTATTTTATTTGCTAAAAATCCATTTGTTTTACCTATTCTGGGAAGAATGCTTGAAAAAAAACAAATATATCGCTGTTATCAAGCAATCGTCGATGGGATTGTATTAAAGAATACTTGGACAATTACCAAGAAAATAGGTAGAGATCGACATGATCGTAGGAAACGAATCATTGATTCAAAACATGGAATGATCGCTATTACACATATTCAAAAAGCCTTTACACTGACGCAAGAAAATAAAACTGCTCTTTTATGTAGATTAGAAACTGGCAGAACGCACCAAATACGCGTTCATCTGGCAAATGCCGGATTTCCTATTATTGGTGATCCTCTATATAATACAAACAAAACAGGAAATAACAAGCGACTAATGCTTCATGCTTATGAATTACATATCAAACACCCTTTCTCCAAACAAGCGATTGTAGCTATTGCTACACACGGTTTATGGTAA
- a CDS encoding PTS mannose/fructose/sorbose/N-acetylgalactosamine transporter subunit IIC, with protein MILQAVLLGIVAFIAQSEYALGTSLLSRPLVTGLFTGIVLGDVKTGVIMGATLELAFIGSFSVGASIPPDVVTGGILGTAFAITAGAGTETALLLGLPIATLTLIIKNIYMGLCIPIMNNRADRYAKEGNYKGVEAMHLIAGFGMSLLLALIVGISFSVGSQTVKQLLDMIPKFIQHGLTVATGIIPALGFAMLARLLINKTVVPYFFLGFALVAYLKIPITGIAIFGAILAIIIVNLTNIKMKQQSQLQAESGAEIDDDEDF; from the coding sequence ATGATTTTACAAGCAGTTTTACTAGGAATTGTTGCCTTTATTGCACAATCAGAATACGCTTTAGGCACATCCTTGTTATCTAGACCACTGGTTACTGGTTTGTTTACAGGAATTGTACTGGGAGATGTTAAAACAGGAGTTATTATGGGAGCGACTCTAGAATTAGCTTTTATTGGTTCGTTTTCAGTTGGCGCTTCTATTCCACCAGATGTTGTTACCGGGGGAATTTTGGGAACCGCTTTCGCCATCACAGCTGGTGCCGGGACAGAAACCGCTTTATTGTTAGGATTACCTATTGCAACATTAACACTTATCATAAAAAATATTTATATGGGTTTATGTATTCCTATTATGAACAATCGTGCAGATCGCTATGCAAAAGAAGGTAATTATAAAGGGGTTGAAGCGATGCATTTAATTGCTGGATTTGGAATGTCATTGCTTCTTGCATTAATTGTTGGAATCTCTTTTTCAGTAGGTAGTCAAACAGTCAAGCAATTATTAGATATGATTCCAAAATTTATTCAGCATGGATTGACCGTAGCAACAGGTATTATTCCAGCTTTAGGCTTTGCAATGTTAGCAAGATTACTGATTAATAAAACAGTCGTTCCCTATTTCTTTTTAGGATTTGCATTGGTTGCTTATCTAAAAATTCCAATCACTGGTATTGCTATTTTTGGCGCTATCTTAGCCATAATTATTGTTAATTTAACAAATATAAAGATGAAGCAACAAAGCCAGTTGCAAGCAGAAAGTGGGGCGGAAATTGACGATGATGAAGACTTCTAA
- a CDS encoding PTS sugar transporter subunit IIA, translated as MNYLERVFILASHGNFAEGIYNSLTLILGEQKNIQQLNAYVDESDITERIQQLLEQNSEKEIIVLTDIFGGSVNNEFSKFLKRPNIHLVAGMNLPLIIELLLLTESNPEKDTADLIRLALANTRQSLCYCNEQVNNKLEEDEF; from the coding sequence GTGAATTATTTGGAAAGGGTATTCATATTAGCCAGTCATGGAAATTTTGCAGAAGGAATCTACAATTCTTTAACATTAATTCTTGGTGAGCAGAAAAATATTCAGCAATTGAATGCTTACGTGGATGAAAGTGATATTACGGAACGTATTCAACAATTATTGGAACAAAATAGTGAAAAAGAAATTATTGTTTTAACAGATATTTTTGGTGGGAGTGTAAATAATGAATTTAGTAAATTTTTAAAAAGACCCAATATTCATTTAGTTGCAGGCATGAACTTACCATTAATTATTGAATTATTGTTACTAACAGAAAGTAATCCAGAAAAAGATACAGCAGATCTAATTCGATTAGCCTTGGCAAATACCAGACAATCATTATGCTATTGTAATGAACAAGTTAATAACAAGTTAGAAGAAGATGAATTTTAA
- a CDS encoding SIS domain-containing protein, whose product MLKFDETKQINHVNGALKLRKEVETIVDKIYHEGFDHIFYLGIGGTYASSMQVVTYLNAKSNLPAYVQHAAEYYTTVNKQLTEKSVVILSSVTGSTEEVVHAVKEIKKVGARIVGFVDKEDSPLATSCDYLISYPENEQLKFFMVADRLMFNHGEFDEYQQYYNELEEHLAVALVEVEKSADQFGLTFAENHRHDAMHYFIGAGSQWGAVYSYAMCYWEEQSWLRSKSIHAAEFLHGTLEIIDETTPVTLFIGEDEQRPLAERVANLLPKICGNYTIIDSKEYELAGISEKYRERLSHLIMHCVTQRIDAHVEHLNRHPMVIRRYYRQFDY is encoded by the coding sequence ATGCTAAAATTTGATGAAACAAAACAAATTAATCATGTGAATGGTGCTTTAAAGCTAAGAAAGGAAGTAGAAACAATTGTAGATAAAATTTACCATGAAGGGTTTGACCATATTTTTTACCTAGGAATTGGTGGCACCTATGCTTCAAGTATGCAAGTAGTCACCTATCTTAATGCTAAAAGTAATTTGCCAGCTTATGTTCAACATGCCGCAGAATATTATACAACTGTAAATAAACAGTTGACCGAAAAGTCAGTTGTTATTCTCTCTTCTGTGACAGGTAGTACAGAAGAAGTCGTGCATGCAGTAAAAGAAATAAAAAAAGTAGGTGCACGTATTGTTGGCTTTGTGGACAAAGAGGATAGTCCATTAGCAACTTCTTGTGATTATTTAATTTCTTATCCAGAAAATGAACAGTTAAAATTTTTTATGGTTGCTGATCGGTTAATGTTTAACCATGGTGAATTTGATGAATATCAACAATATTACAACGAATTAGAAGAACATCTTGCTGTTGCACTTGTTGAAGTTGAGAAGTCTGCTGATCAATTTGGATTAACATTTGCAGAAAATCATCGACATGATGCCATGCATTACTTTATTGGTGCAGGAAGTCAGTGGGGAGCTGTTTATTCTTATGCGATGTGTTATTGGGAAGAACAGAGTTGGTTAAGATCAAAATCTATTCATGCAGCTGAATTTTTACATGGTACGTTAGAAATTATAGATGAAACAACGCCTGTTACTTTATTTATTGGTGAAGACGAACAACGACCATTAGCAGAACGTGTGGCAAATTTATTGCCAAAAATTTGTGGAAACTATACTATTATTGATTCAAAAGAATATGAATTAGCTGGAATCAGTGAAAAATACAGAGAACGTTTGTCCCATTTAATCATGCATTGTGTTACTCAACGAATTGATGCTCATGTTGAGCATTTAAACCGACATCCAATGGTTATTCGTCGTTACTATCGCCAGTTTGATTATTAG
- a CDS encoding Hsp20/alpha crystallin family protein — MANIVPNDRNFITDDFFGRAFRDFWQDTSFNVDVQEMANEYTVKADLPGFNKEDLQLDYDKNILTIIAKFNTNSEDRSGNYIRRERAMSTQQRQFMLKNINEDDIQATYKDGVLTIHLPKSEKADQANKRIEIQ, encoded by the coding sequence ATGGCTAATATTGTACCTAATGACCGAAATTTTATAACCGATGATTTCTTTGGAAGAGCATTCAGAGATTTTTGGCAGGATACTTCATTTAATGTAGATGTTCAAGAAATGGCTAATGAATATACTGTAAAAGCTGATTTACCAGGGTTTAATAAGGAAGACTTACAATTAGATTATGATAAGAATATTTTAACCATTATAGCAAAGTTTAACACAAATAGCGAGGATCGTTCTGGAAATTACATTCGTAGAGAGCGTGCAATGTCAACACAGCAACGTCAATTTATGCTAAAAAATATTAATGAAGATGACATTCAGGCAACCTATAAAGATGGGGTCTTAACGATACACCTACCTAAAAGTGAAAAAGCTGATCAGGCAAATAAACGAATAGAAATACAATAA
- a CDS encoding PTS sugar transporter subunit IIB: protein MIQLLRVDHRLLHGQVAFSWTQGLGADCILIANDDVPKNDIRKTTIKLAKPQGVKLVIKTIEESIQALQSGITDKYKLFIVVESVSDAYKLAMNCPAIEQINLGGMKTREGTRNISKAINILPEEETMVKELTEKGIEVEIRQVPGEHKAMAIDLLE, encoded by the coding sequence ATGATTCAATTACTACGTGTTGATCATCGGTTACTGCATGGTCAGGTTGCTTTTTCTTGGACTCAGGGATTGGGTGCAGACTGCATTTTAATTGCAAATGACGATGTTCCTAAGAATGATATTCGTAAGACAACTATTAAACTAGCAAAACCTCAGGGAGTAAAATTGGTAATAAAAACAATTGAAGAATCTATTCAAGCTTTGCAAAGTGGTATCACTGATAAATATAAATTATTTATTGTCGTAGAATCTGTCTCAGATGCGTATAAATTAGCTATGAATTGTCCAGCGATTGAGCAGATTAATCTAGGCGGAATGAAGACACGTGAAGGTACGCGTAATATTTCTAAAGCAATTAATATTTTGCCAGAAGAAGAAACAATGGTTAAAGAATTAACTGAAAAGGGAATTGAAGTAGAAATCCGACAAGTACCAGGTGAGCATAAAGCTATGGCGATTGATTTGTTAGAATAG
- a CDS encoding SIS domain-containing protein yields the protein MTTMLDYINEEPSVLMRILEEFDKEKQPIFKQVRHCLILATGSSFNACLAAKYYMEKTANLFIDIQEPYQFTHYGKLDPQVDLVIAVSQGGRSASTIQALEKIQNIDCVQILVLTNEKESPITKIADKVILLNCGEEKVGFVTKGYTATVLNLMLISLVIGISTDYINEKAKQEELVQLKKVLLNIKNSIAFAESFFGKYEKELINGNRFIAIGYGPNWGTAKEFETKFTETVRKPSQGFELEAYMHGPYLEANQEHMLFFIEGNGKIENQRLNDLKNYMTDHVSACYTIQLSQEKLINAKFQEIPDKLTPLLLVIPIQYLAYKIAEGKGIDLAKPIFSDFDQKLKSKL from the coding sequence ATGACAACAATGTTAGATTATATCAACGAAGAACCCAGTGTATTAATGAGAATTTTAGAAGAATTTGATAAAGAAAAACAGCCAATATTTAAACAGGTTAGGCATTGTCTAATTTTGGCGACAGGTTCTTCTTTTAATGCTTGTTTAGCAGCAAAATATTATATGGAAAAAACAGCAAATCTATTTATTGATATTCAAGAACCTTATCAGTTTACCCATTATGGTAAATTAGATCCTCAAGTCGATCTTGTAATTGCTGTCTCACAAGGAGGGCGAAGCGCTTCAACGATTCAAGCATTAGAAAAAATACAAAATATCGACTGTGTTCAGATCTTAGTATTAACAAATGAAAAGGAAAGTCCAATTACAAAAATCGCAGATAAGGTAATTTTATTAAACTGTGGAGAAGAAAAAGTTGGTTTTGTTACAAAAGGTTATACTGCAACAGTTCTAAATTTAATGTTAATTTCTTTGGTTATTGGAATTTCAACAGACTATATTAATGAAAAAGCTAAACAAGAAGAATTAGTACAATTAAAAAAAGTACTTCTTAACATAAAAAACAGTATAGCTTTTGCTGAATCCTTTTTTGGTAAATATGAAAAAGAGTTAATTAATGGTAATCGCTTTATTGCAATTGGTTATGGTCCTAATTGGGGAACTGCGAAGGAATTTGAAACAAAATTTACAGAAACGGTTCGTAAACCTTCTCAAGGATTTGAATTAGAGGCCTATATGCATGGTCCTTATCTAGAAGCTAATCAAGAACATATGCTATTTTTTATTGAGGGAAATGGAAAGATAGAAAATCAGCGTTTAAATGATTTAAAAAATTATATGACAGATCATGTTTCAGCTTGTTATACAATTCAATTATCTCAAGAAAAATTAATAAATGCTAAATTTCAAGAAATACCTGACAAGTTAACACCATTATTATTAGTTATTCCGATTCAATATCTTGCCTATAAAATTGCTGAAGGAAAAGGTATTGATTTAGCAAAACCAATTTTTTCAGATTTCGATCAAAAATTAAAAAGTAAATTATAA
- a CDS encoding PBP1A family penicillin-binding protein codes for MDKKEIFNKIYHGLIRFWQWILPYLLRLHHFRKRIWKKYQINKIILLLGLITLLAVSVYLFYLAKSANVDTLKSGLSQSTVVYDEDGQNAGKLFGQKGTYVELNHISPYIQNALISTEDRNFYQHHGYDLSGIGRAIIGKLTFGKIGGGGGSTITQQLAKNAYLTQEQTLDRKARELFLSIEIEKHYSKKDILAMYLNKSYFGNGVWGVEDAAHKYFGVSANEVTPGEAATLIGMLKGPNIYNPIDYPENANHRRNTVLQLMVYNGKLAQKEADSEATTNLATLLRDDYTESTSDYRYPYYFDAVIDEIVNNYNIKEEDLLNNGYKIYTSLNTNYQKAMDTTYANNTLFPENAADGAMVQSGSVAVDPKTGGVQAIVGGRGEHVYRGFNYATQGKRLPGSSLKPISVYTPALEAGYKPDSILEDLPQSYYPAQNYSRTYSNEVPMYQALGESLNLPAVWLLHKIGIDKGYSKTEKFGIPLTEKDRYYGLALGGLNKGVSPITMAGAYTAFANEGEKVTPHLVTKIVDSTGAVVEDNKKVKKEQVITKDVADEINSMLLGVFSSGSGVHAAPAGYKMAGKTGTTETSFDSSKTNDQWVIGYTPEVVIATWLGFEKTDKSHYLEGSSATYASTVFNSQASGILPHTKQASFDVADAYTTHGKMVSAADEDDSINNDEWKEDVKNIGDRVKEGVKDIKGKVKENFGEQIDDKLNKAKDKVKDVIGGFLGQ; via the coding sequence ATGGATAAAAAAGAAATTTTTAATAAAATTTACCATGGATTAATTCGTTTTTGGCAATGGATACTCCCTTATTTATTAAGGCTACATCATTTTAGAAAACGAATTTGGAAAAAATATCAAATTAATAAAATTATTTTATTATTAGGATTAATCACTTTATTGGCTGTTAGTGTTTATCTATTTTATTTAGCTAAATCAGCAAATGTGGATACATTAAAATCTGGATTAAGTCAATCAACAGTAGTTTATGATGAAGATGGTCAGAATGCTGGAAAATTATTTGGGCAAAAAGGAACCTATGTAGAATTAAATCATATCTCTCCTTATATACAAAATGCATTAATTTCTACAGAAGATCGTAATTTCTATCAGCACCATGGGTATGATTTATCAGGGATTGGTCGAGCTATTATTGGGAAACTAACCTTTGGTAAGATTGGTGGAGGTGGCGGAAGTACTATTACACAACAATTAGCAAAGAATGCTTACTTAACACAAGAACAAACCCTTGATCGGAAGGCCCGTGAATTATTTTTATCCATTGAAATTGAAAAACATTATTCTAAAAAAGACATATTGGCGATGTATTTGAATAAATCTTATTTTGGTAATGGTGTCTGGGGTGTAGAGGATGCTGCACATAAATATTTTGGTGTTAGTGCTAATGAAGTAACACCTGGTGAGGCAGCAACATTGATAGGAATGCTTAAAGGACCTAACATCTATAACCCAATTGACTACCCAGAAAATGCCAATCATAGACGAAATACTGTATTGCAGTTAATGGTTTATAATGGCAAATTGGCTCAAAAAGAAGCAGATAGCGAAGCTACAACGAATTTAGCAACATTATTAAGAGATGATTATACAGAATCAACTTCCGATTACCGATATCCTTATTATTTTGATGCAGTCATTGATGAAATTGTTAATAATTATAATATCAAAGAAGAAGATCTACTGAATAATGGTTATAAGATCTATACTTCTTTGAATACAAATTATCAAAAAGCAATGGATACAACCTATGCAAATAATACTTTATTTCCAGAAAATGCAGCAGATGGAGCAATGGTACAGAGTGGTTCTGTGGCTGTTGACCCTAAAACGGGAGGAGTCCAAGCAATTGTAGGTGGTAGAGGAGAGCATGTTTATCGTGGATTTAATTATGCCACACAGGGGAAACGACTACCAGGTTCTTCACTTAAGCCAATCTCAGTTTATACGCCTGCTTTAGAGGCTGGTTATAAACCAGATAGTATTTTAGAAGATCTTCCGCAAAGCTATTATCCCGCACAGAATTATAGTCGAACGTATAGCAATGAAGTACCGATGTATCAAGCTTTAGGAGAGAGCTTAAATTTACCTGCAGTTTGGTTGCTACATAAAATTGGGATAGATAAAGGCTATAGCAAAACAGAAAAATTTGGCATACCATTGACAGAAAAAGATCGCTATTATGGGTTAGCTCTAGGTGGATTAAATAAAGGTGTCTCACCGATCACGATGGCAGGAGCTTATACTGCCTTTGCTAACGAGGGGGAGAAGGTTACACCCCATCTGGTAACAAAAATTGTAGACTCAACCGGTGCAGTTGTTGAAGATAATAAAAAGGTCAAAAAAGAACAAGTGATTACCAAAGATGTAGCGGATGAAATCAATAGCATGTTACTAGGTGTTTTCAGCTCAGGTAGTGGCGTTCATGCTGCACCGGCTGGTTACAAAATGGCTGGAAAAACAGGAACAACTGAAACGAGCTTTGACAGTAGTAAAACAAATGATCAATGGGTCATTGGATATACACCAGAAGTCGTTATTGCCACATGGTTAGGTTTTGAAAAAACCGATAAATCACATTATCTTGAAGGTAGCAGTGCGACCTATGCTTCTACTGTATTTAATAGTCAGGCAAGTGGAATTTTACCGCATACCAAACAAGCATCTTTTGATGTTGCAGATGCTTATACGACCCATGGCAAGATGGTTTCAGCTGCGGATGAAGATGATAGTATTAATAATGATGAGTGGAAAGAGGATGTAAAAAATATCGGAGATAGGGTAAAAGAAGGTGTAAAAGATATTAAAGGTAAAGTCAAAGAGAATTTTGGTGAACAGATAGATGACAAGCTAAATAAAGCAAAAGATAAAGTCAAAGATGTGATTGGTGGCTTTTTGGGACAATAA
- a CDS encoding YlbF family regulator — translation MNNIYDTANQLEKEIYELAEFKALKETYSEMQADEDAYGLFKEFQEFQQKLQEKQMSGEEFTEEETTKAQELATKIQATEIVDKLMQKEQALSTVINDLNRIIMTPIRNLYND, via the coding sequence GTGAATAATATTTATGATACAGCGAATCAACTTGAAAAAGAGATTTATGAATTAGCTGAATTTAAAGCATTAAAAGAGACTTATAGTGAAATGCAAGCAGATGAAGACGCCTATGGGTTGTTTAAAGAATTTCAAGAATTTCAACAAAAATTACAAGAGAAACAAATGAGTGGGGAAGAATTTACTGAAGAAGAGACAACCAAAGCACAAGAATTAGCAACAAAAATACAAGCTACAGAAATAGTTGATAAATTGATGCAAAAAGAGCAGGCATTAAGTACTGTGATAAATGATCTTAATCGAATTATTATGACACCAATTCGCAATCTATACAATGACTAA
- a CDS encoding PRD domain-containing protein, translating into MIYTFFIKESEQLDRELSITPQVIRLIKNNSFKGNVGELKNRIKYLVAKAYARQQDTSVIHITIHDLPTELLSYPADPLMEQEDQMVISINKTTVVTDLLIQKDQQKLVLTAYQELLFLFQKMRKAKNETEKYEKQMNQVVDTLFDQLIFKTNSAMQKEWLSFITQSVSDILKEIEISSSIQFNGNSIYAISYHLFQRRMVKWQIKEWTKKQLLNAFTHYIKKSYSVTYQYSQQLIEKITKKLDIEMNELDTILLTLYLKNLKITTTEQATPKAVIIAHGYSTASSIANVVNRLLNKNLFDSFDMPIDVTPQIIGQELRKYIEKNDVSNGLILLVDMGSLEEIHRLLKINLPFPIVLINNVSTRLALTIGEKLSTMELESLIKEAVNVNNTEYTMIYPDNAKPKVIITTCQTGIGTAKQLSKLLKASLPDKLNITILSYDYETLKENKEKIEVFSTYQVMAIIGTENPGISSTPYFSLDELVLGNNLSRLQKIFEQDLTKSEQIRMENQFIKNFSLEQVIHSVTILDTDKIIKKVEEFLTTLEVLEQKRIANQQKITLYVHLSCLIERLIRNMPIEVINECQEQKRKRHKEQFERIAQAFSVIEDCYSVKLPLAEQIYIYNILYGKWDQTNELSNF; encoded by the coding sequence TTGATTTATACTTTTTTTATTAAAGAAAGTGAACAATTAGATAGAGAACTATCAATTACTCCTCAGGTAATCCGCTTGATTAAAAATAATTCTTTTAAAGGGAATGTTGGCGAATTAAAAAATAGAATTAAATATCTTGTTGCCAAAGCATACGCTAGACAACAAGATACCTCTGTTATTCATATTACGATTCATGACTTACCAACTGAATTGTTATCCTATCCAGCTGATCCTTTGATGGAACAAGAGGATCAAATGGTTATTTCCATCAATAAAACAACGGTGGTGACAGATTTACTCATTCAAAAAGACCAACAAAAACTTGTACTAACAGCCTATCAAGAATTGCTTTTTTTATTTCAAAAAATGCGAAAAGCAAAAAATGAGACAGAAAAATATGAAAAACAAATGAATCAAGTAGTTGATACCTTGTTTGACCAATTGATTTTTAAAACAAATTCAGCTATGCAAAAAGAATGGCTCTCATTTATTACACAATCAGTGAGTGATATTTTAAAAGAAATAGAAATTTCTTCATCCATTCAATTTAATGGCAATAGTATTTATGCAATTAGTTATCATCTTTTCCAACGCAGAATGGTCAAATGGCAGATAAAAGAATGGACAAAAAAACAATTATTAAATGCTTTTACCCATTACATAAAAAAAAGTTATTCTGTAACTTATCAATATTCACAACAATTGATTGAAAAAATTACAAAAAAACTAGATATCGAGATGAATGAACTAGATACAATTCTTTTAACACTCTATTTAAAAAATCTAAAAATTACTACGACAGAACAAGCAACACCAAAGGCAGTTATTATCGCACATGGCTATTCAACTGCAAGTAGTATTGCAAATGTAGTCAATCGTTTGTTAAATAAAAATTTATTTGATTCTTTTGACATGCCAATTGATGTAACACCTCAGATAATTGGTCAAGAATTACGCAAATACATAGAAAAAAATGATGTTTCAAATGGGTTAATTCTCTTAGTGGATATGGGATCACTCGAGGAAATACACCGTTTATTAAAAATAAATCTGCCATTTCCAATTGTTTTAATTAATAATGTCTCAACCCGTTTAGCTTTAACCATTGGTGAAAAGTTATCAACCATGGAGTTAGAATCATTGATAAAAGAAGCTGTCAATGTAAATAACACGGAATATACCATGATCTATCCAGATAATGCTAAACCTAAAGTCATTATAACAACCTGTCAAACTGGAATTGGAACAGCTAAGCAGCTAAGTAAATTATTAAAAGCAAGCTTGCCGGATAAATTAAACATAACCATTCTATCTTATGATTATGAAACATTAAAAGAAAATAAAGAAAAAATTGAGGTATTTTCAACCTATCAAGTGATGGCCATCATCGGAACAGAAAATCCAGGAATTTCTTCTACTCCCTATTTTTCACTAGACGAATTAGTACTAGGTAACAATTTATCAAGATTACAGAAAATTTTTGAACAGGATTTAACTAAATCAGAACAAATCAGAATGGAAAATCAATTCATTAAAAACTTTTCTTTAGAACAGGTAATTCATTCTGTAACTATTCTGGACACAGATAAAATTATAAAAAAGGTCGAAGAATTTTTAACTACATTAGAAGTATTAGAACAAAAAAGAATAGCAAATCAACAAAAAATTACACTCTATGTTCATTTAAGTTGTTTGATTGAACGATTAATTCGCAATATGCCGATTGAAGTGATTAATGAGTGTCAAGAACAAAAAAGAAAGCGTCATAAAGAGCAATTTGAAAGGATCGCTCAAGCCTTTAGTGTCATAGAAGATTGCTACAGTGTCAAATTACCTCTTGCTGAGCAAATTTATATTTATAATATTCTTTATGGTAAATGGGATCAAACCAACGAATTATCAAATTTTTAA